The following proteins are encoded in a genomic region of Chryseobacterium cucumeris:
- a CDS encoding DUF4129 domain-containing protein, which produces MNKTLFFILLFFSPGLVHAQDNPPASDDLVDSLYTTGHYRNMLRADSVLMKYPVSENEVYPKTFKENIPSRYKGNEFDYSVSKPRESFFQKLMRKINQIIQGIFGDTALTKSAELTTVLIRLFAIILVGFLLYFIIRYIMGKDGNFIFGKKNKKLDLNVQELHENIHEINFPESIAKFEHAGDYRSAVRYQFLFVLKKLSDKKLINWNPEKTNKDYASELKAHHLKGDFSNLSYIFDYVWYGEFRIEEESYQKFKNQYQAFKP; this is translated from the coding sequence ATGAATAAAACTCTTTTTTTCATACTGCTTTTCTTTTCTCCCGGGCTGGTTCATGCTCAGGATAACCCTCCTGCTTCTGATGATCTGGTAGATTCATTGTACACTACCGGGCATTACAGAAATATGCTGCGTGCAGATTCTGTACTGATGAAATATCCGGTATCGGAGAATGAAGTGTACCCGAAAACGTTTAAAGAGAATATTCCGTCAAGATATAAAGGAAATGAGTTTGATTATTCCGTTTCAAAGCCGAGAGAATCTTTCTTTCAAAAACTGATGCGGAAGATCAATCAGATCATACAGGGGATCTTTGGAGATACAGCACTCACTAAGTCGGCAGAACTTACTACTGTTCTTATCAGACTGTTTGCCATTATTCTTGTAGGATTTCTGCTTTATTTCATCATCAGATATATCATGGGAAAAGATGGGAATTTTATTTTTGGTAAAAAGAATAAAAAGCTGGATCTTAATGTGCAGGAACTTCATGAGAATATCCATGAAATTAATTTTCCTGAAAGTATCGCGAAATTTGAACACGCAGGAGATTATCGTTCCGCAGTTCGGTATCAATTCCTGTTTGTTCTTAAAAAACTGAGTGACAAAAAACTGATCAACTGGAATCCGGAAAAAACCAATAAGGACTATGCCTCAGAGTTAAAAGCTCATCATCTGAAGGGTGACTTCTCCAATCTGTCTTATATTTTTGATTATGTATGGTATGGTGAATTCAGAATTGAAGAAGAGAGCTATCAGAAATTTAAAAATCAGTATCAGGCATTTAAACCATAA
- a CDS encoding DUF4013 domain-containing protein produces the protein MIQFYKKRDFGTFISDSFNFFKLYGKNYFKNYILINGLLLILMVTVVIFGYKELFSQIFGSNLGGETYYFEQYFSENSGMLITVGLLTFLLFMVLMIVNYLYPVFYLKRIAQGAEKIKTDEILGDFKNNAGRIGKLCLGMIFIVTPAILFVVGFSYILVLIIIGFFLILLLYPTIFNFTTFLMYDYFNSDRGFWESLSYALRSQFSYPNGSEKSPFWKYWGAAFVMFIIMYIITSIFTFIPMMFFYGSLLTSTPDGNFEQNPFTGTAGIIFFVFYGVSMLLSFFLSNLMYVNAGLMYYDSRTDLHQKVELAEIDTIGINE, from the coding sequence ATGATACAATTTTATAAAAAAAGAGATTTTGGAACTTTTATCAGTGATAGTTTCAATTTTTTCAAATTATACGGAAAGAATTATTTCAAAAACTATATTCTGATCAATGGCTTGCTTTTGATCTTAATGGTTACTGTTGTTATTTTCGGCTATAAGGAGCTGTTTTCACAGATATTCGGATCTAATCTTGGAGGTGAAACCTATTATTTTGAACAGTATTTTTCAGAAAATTCCGGAATGCTGATCACAGTAGGATTACTGACTTTCCTGCTTTTCATGGTCCTGATGATTGTCAATTATCTGTATCCTGTTTTTTATTTAAAAAGAATTGCACAGGGAGCAGAAAAAATAAAGACTGATGAAATTCTCGGTGACTTTAAAAACAATGCCGGAAGAATTGGAAAACTATGTCTGGGAATGATCTTTATCGTTACTCCGGCAATCTTATTTGTAGTAGGTTTTTCTTATATTCTGGTTCTTATCATTATCGGTTTCTTCCTTATCCTGCTTCTTTATCCTACGATATTTAATTTTACTACATTTCTGATGTATGATTATTTTAATTCGGACCGAGGGTTCTGGGAAAGCTTGAGCTATGCTTTGCGTTCTCAGTTTTCTTATCCCAATGGAAGTGAAAAATCACCCTTCTGGAAATATTGGGGAGCTGCATTTGTGATGTTTATTATCATGTACATTATAACGTCTATCTTTACGTTTATTCCGATGATGTTTTTTTACGGATCACTGCTTACCTCTACACCGGACGGAAATTTTGAACAGAATCCTTTTACCGGAACTGCCGGAATCATTTTTTTTGTATTCTATGGAGTTTCTATGTTACTTTCATTTTTTCTTTCCAACCTTATGTATGTGAATGCGGGATTAATGTATTATGACAGCAGAACAGATCTTCACCAGAAAGTTGAATTGGCCGAAATAGACACGATTGGAATCAATGAATAA
- a CDS encoding stage II sporulation protein M produces the protein MREVYFIKQNKEKWLGIEQVIQGKIKKNPDDLSSLYINLINDLSFAQTYYPKSNTTVYLNHLSAQIFQKIYKTKRVEENRLIYFFKTEVPLLMYQYRRYLMYAFLFFILFTSIGVLSAIYDKGFVNIILGEGYVNETIENIKNNNAVGVYQSGSTWGSTIGIIFNNIQVGAKLYIYGIAGGVGTLFALLSNSVMLGAFQYFFYDYGALKDSARGIWLHGVFEIFAMVVEAMCGLILGASILFPRTFSRFNSFKKGFKDSFKIFLSTVPFTICAGIIEGYVTRHALKMPLILNLIIIFGSLAIIGYYYFVYPSVVYKKTNKHINDTIL, from the coding sequence ATGAGAGAAGTTTATTTCATTAAACAAAATAAAGAAAAATGGTTGGGAATCGAACAGGTTATTCAAGGGAAAATTAAAAAAAATCCTGATGACCTGTCTTCATTGTATATAAACCTGATCAATGACCTTTCTTTTGCCCAGACTTATTATCCCAAAAGTAATACTACCGTTTATCTGAACCATTTATCTGCCCAGATTTTTCAGAAGATTTATAAAACAAAAAGGGTAGAGGAGAACAGGCTGATTTACTTTTTCAAAACTGAAGTTCCGTTGCTGATGTATCAATACCGGAGATATCTGATGTATGCCTTTCTCTTTTTCATTTTGTTTACATCAATAGGAGTGCTTTCTGCCATTTATGATAAAGGCTTTGTGAATATTATACTAGGGGAAGGGTATGTGAATGAAACGATCGAAAATATTAAAAATAATAATGCCGTAGGCGTTTATCAGAGCGGAAGCACTTGGGGAAGCACCATCGGAATTATCTTTAATAATATTCAGGTTGGAGCAAAATTATATATTTACGGAATTGCCGGGGGAGTGGGAACATTGTTTGCACTGCTTTCCAACAGTGTGATGCTGGGAGCTTTTCAATATTTCTTCTATGATTACGGAGCATTGAAAGACAGTGCAAGAGGAATATGGCTTCACGGGGTTTTTGAAATTTTTGCGATGGTAGTAGAAGCGATGTGTGGATTGATTCTGGGCGCGTCTATTTTATTTCCAAGAACATTTTCAAGATTTAACTCGTTTAAAAAAGGATTTAAAGATTCATTTAAAATATTTTTAAGTACTGTCCCTTTCACTATTTGTGCAGGGATTATAGAAGGATATGTCACCAGACATGCATTGAAGATGCCTTTAATTTTAAACCTTATCATCATTTTTGGCTCACTTGCAATTATTGGATACTACTATTTTGTATATCCGTCTGTTGTTTACAAAAAAACTAATAAACACATCAATGATACAATTTTATAA
- a CDS encoding RDD family protein, which translates to MSQIAINTSQNVNINFTIAGIGERMLAFIIDLLIRIAYVVAILYLFFNILDLGYLLNGLDGWSIRAVYLVLTFPVYIYPLVLESLMEGQTPGKKLMKIKVVKIDGYQASLADYMIRWIFRIVDVSFAGVVGLISMIVSKNNQRLGDIASGTAVISLKNSINISHTILENIHENYIPSFPQVIALSDNDMRIIKDNYTKALKADDRQIISKLSDKIKSILKLEIDPTKMTERQFIGVIIKDYNYYTGKDN; encoded by the coding sequence ATGTCTCAAATTGCGATAAATACCTCACAAAATGTAAATATTAATTTTACTATTGCAGGTATAGGAGAAAGGATGCTTGCCTTCATTATTGATCTTCTGATCAGGATTGCTTATGTAGTTGCTATCCTGTATCTGTTCTTCAATATTCTTGATTTGGGATATCTTCTGAATGGTCTTGATGGCTGGTCGATACGTGCGGTATATCTTGTCCTTACCTTTCCTGTTTATATTTATCCTCTTGTATTGGAAAGTTTGATGGAAGGCCAGACTCCCGGTAAAAAACTCATGAAAATAAAAGTGGTGAAAATTGACGGTTACCAGGCCAGTTTAGCAGATTATATGATCCGGTGGATTTTCAGAATTGTAGATGTTTCATTTGCCGGAGTAGTAGGACTTATTTCTATGATTGTTTCTAAAAATAATCAGCGTTTGGGTGATATCGCTTCCGGAACAGCTGTGATCTCCCTAAAAAATAGCATTAATATTTCTCATACAATACTGGAGAATATCCATGAAAATTATATTCCCTCTTTCCCTCAGGTGATTGCTTTGAGTGATAATGATATGAGAATTATCAAAGACAATTATACCAAAGCATTGAAAGCAGATGATCGCCAGATCATCAGTAAACTATCCGATAAAATTAAAAGTATTCTGAAACTGGAAATAGATCCCACTAAAATGACGGAAAGACAGTTCATCGGTGTAATTATCAAAGATTATAATTATTATACGGGGAAAGATAATTAG
- a CDS encoding GNAT family N-acetyltransferase, which yields MKFENNKSGNGGVITLNNEIKEVGRLTYTIFPEDHKLIISFVLVHPEFEGRGMGKFLVEEAIKFARENNWKVYPHCSYARSVMMRMSDVADIFLKN from the coding sequence ATGAAATTTGAAAACAATAAATCCGGGAACGGCGGAGTTATCACTTTAAATAACGAAATAAAAGAAGTCGGAAGGCTTACCTATACCATTTTCCCTGAAGATCATAAACTGATTATCTCTTTTGTTTTGGTACACCCGGAATTTGAAGGAAGAGGAATGGGAAAATTCCTTGTGGAAGAAGCCATTAAATTTGCCAGAGAAAACAATTGGAAAGTATACCCGCACTGTTCGTATGCAAGGTCTGTGATGATGAGAATGAGTGATGTGGCCGATATCTTTTTAAAGAATTAA
- a CDS encoding glycosyltransferase family protein — translation MKILYAFQGTGNGHIARAQEIIPLLKKHASVDTLISGHQSQLKADFDINFQYRGISLLYNKTGGLSYRKTFTENKFFEAAKTIRELELSQYDLIINDYEPLTGWASKLKKFPLIELSHQASMSFPETPKPKEKDFLGEMILKYYVPSEKKIGFHFENYHPQIKKPVIRRKIRNLNPYKQGYYLVYLPSFADENIIKVLRKIPVEWKVFSKYSKVQVKIKNVEVFPIDESQYLKYFEGCDGILCNAGFETPAEALFMDKKLFVIPIHNQYEQECNACALDKMGIPNSKVLNLQEIMEWVASDHHLKVDYPDDIEDILVNEVLIL, via the coding sequence ATGAAGATTCTGTATGCATTCCAGGGTACCGGAAACGGGCATATTGCCAGGGCACAGGAAATTATTCCTCTTCTCAAAAAGCATGCGTCTGTAGACACCTTGATCAGTGGCCATCAATCGCAATTGAAGGCTGATTTTGACATTAACTTTCAATACAGAGGCATTTCCCTTCTTTATAATAAAACAGGAGGTCTATCTTACCGAAAAACATTTACCGAAAATAAATTCTTTGAAGCCGCTAAAACAATCAGAGAACTAGAGCTGTCACAGTATGATTTAATTATTAATGATTACGAACCTCTGACAGGCTGGGCTTCCAAATTGAAAAAGTTTCCGTTGATAGAACTCAGCCATCAGGCTTCTATGAGTTTTCCTGAAACACCCAAACCAAAGGAAAAAGATTTTCTGGGAGAAATGATTTTGAAATATTACGTTCCCAGCGAAAAAAAAATAGGATTTCATTTTGAAAATTACCATCCACAGATCAAAAAACCTGTCATCAGGAGAAAGATCAGAAACCTTAATCCTTACAAACAGGGATATTATCTTGTTTATCTTCCGAGTTTTGCGGATGAAAATATCATTAAGGTTTTAAGAAAAATCCCTGTGGAGTGGAAAGTTTTTTCAAAATACAGCAAAGTACAGGTGAAAATAAAAAATGTAGAAGTATTTCCCATTGATGAAAGCCAGTACCTGAAATATTTTGAAGGCTGTGACGGAATTTTATGCAATGCAGGTTTTGAAACCCCGGCAGAAGCACTATTTATGGATAAGAAACTATTTGTGATTCCTATCCACAATCAATATGAGCAGGAATGCAATGCATGTGCTCTGGATAAAATGGGAATTCCCAATTCCAAGGTGTTAAATCTTCAGGAAATAATGGAATGGGTAGCATCAGATCATCATCTCAAAGTAGATTATCCGGATGATATTGAAGATATCCTGGTAAACGAGGTTTTAATTCTTTAA
- a CDS encoding UDP-2,3-diacylglucosamine diphosphatase: MKRNVELVVISDVHLGTYGCKAKELLRYLNSIQPKTLVLNGDIIDIWQFKKSYFPKPHLKVIRKILSLATKNTDVYYITGNHDEMFRKFTDFELGKLKVCNKICLNIDQKKTWIFHGDVFDASVQHSKWIAKLGGKGYDLLIIINNVVNWFLEKMGKEKYSFSKKIKNNVKKAVKYIGDFELTASELAIDNQYDYVVCGHIHQPQIREVVNKKGSCTYLNSGDWIENLSALEYHDKQWKIFYYDEHKHLLKDDEAEEIPEMDNSDLLKIVTNFS; this comes from the coding sequence ATGAAAAGAAACGTTGAATTAGTTGTTATATCGGATGTTCATTTGGGAACTTATGGATGTAAGGCTAAAGAATTGCTAAGATATCTCAATTCGATCCAGCCTAAAACTTTAGTTTTAAACGGTGATATTATCGATATCTGGCAGTTTAAAAAGTCTTACTTCCCTAAACCTCATTTGAAGGTAATCAGAAAGATACTTTCACTGGCTACCAAAAACACAGATGTCTATTACATTACAGGCAATCATGATGAAATGTTCCGTAAGTTCACAGATTTTGAACTGGGAAAACTTAAAGTCTGTAACAAGATCTGTCTGAATATCGATCAGAAAAAAACCTGGATTTTTCACGGGGATGTTTTCGATGCATCCGTCCAGCATTCCAAATGGATCGCCAAACTTGGCGGAAAAGGTTATGATCTTCTTATTATCATCAATAATGTTGTAAATTGGTTCCTGGAAAAAATGGGTAAAGAGAAATACTCATTTTCCAAAAAGATCAAAAACAATGTGAAAAAAGCGGTAAAATATATCGGGGATTTTGAATTGACAGCTTCAGAGCTGGCCATTGATAACCAATATGATTATGTGGTATGCGGGCATATCCACCAGCCACAGATCCGCGAGGTTGTTAATAAAAAAGGATCCTGTACTTACCTGAATTCCGGTGACTGGATAGAAAATCTTTCTGCTTTGGAATATCATGATAAACAATGGAAGATTTTTTATTATGATGAACATAAACATTTACTGAAAGATGATGAAGCAGAAGAAATCCCGGAGATGGATAATTCTGATCTTTTAAAAATTGTAACTAATTTTTCTTAA
- a CDS encoding YebC/PmpR family DNA-binding transcriptional regulator gives MGRAFEYRKASKMARWDKMAKTFSKIGKDIALAVKAGGTDPESNPALRRCIQNAKGANMPKDNVERAIKKASGADAENYEEITYEGYGQGGVAFFVECTTNNTTRTVANVRAIFNKFDGNLGKNGELAFIFDRKGIFTIDLAQIKMDWDDFEMEMIDGGAEDVEKDEEEVMITTAFEDFGSLSHKLDALGIEAKSAELQRIPNNTKEVNAEQFKANMKMLERFEEDDDVQNVYHNMEITEELMNSL, from the coding sequence ATGGGAAGAGCATTTGAATATAGAAAAGCTTCTAAAATGGCCAGATGGGACAAGATGGCCAAGACATTCTCTAAAATAGGAAAAGATATCGCACTGGCTGTAAAAGCTGGAGGAACAGATCCTGAATCTAATCCTGCCTTGAGAAGATGTATCCAAAACGCAAAAGGGGCTAACATGCCTAAGGATAATGTTGAAAGAGCAATTAAAAAGGCAAGCGGTGCAGATGCAGAAAACTATGAAGAGATCACTTATGAAGGTTACGGACAAGGTGGTGTTGCTTTTTTTGTAGAATGTACTACAAACAATACTACAAGAACGGTAGCCAATGTAAGAGCTATCTTCAATAAGTTTGATGGTAACCTTGGTAAGAACGGGGAATTGGCATTTATCTTCGACAGAAAAGGTATTTTCACTATAGATTTGGCTCAGATCAAAATGGATTGGGATGATTTTGAAATGGAAATGATTGACGGAGGAGCAGAAGATGTAGAAAAAGATGAAGAAGAAGTAATGATTACCACTGCTTTTGAAGATTTCGGTTCTTTATCTCACAAATTGGATGCGCTTGGAATTGAAGCAAAAAGTGCAGAACTTCAAAGAATTCCAAATAATACTAAAGAAGTGAACGCAGAACAGTTCAAAGCGAATATGAAAATGCTTGAGCGTTTCGAAGAAGATGATGACGTGCAAAACGTTTACCACAACATGGAAATCACAGAAGAGCTGATGAACTCTCTATAA
- a CDS encoding OmpA family protein, with the protein MKNLKLGISALALTVASTVFAQTTNNPWLIGVGAHAENHVAARSNFSNTFSANNLTKSMFNVNNFSITPPLSKLTVARNVGKGLVIDWQTSVGNVENKRFNMGKEFFLMTGLGFQAHAAGLLWNEESWFDPYLRVGANYLRHDYTALTFPRTSVDDNGNPIETVTNGKDGNENGKANHFTVATGAGANFWVTKNFGLGVQGDYVSTPGDKSTVANFWQASASILFRFGNRDRDKDGILDKDDLCPDTPGLPEFQGCPDTDGDGVPDKDDQCPEVAGPVENNGCPWPDTDGDGVIDKDDACPTVAGPAENNGCPWPDTDGDGILDKDDACPTVPGLPEYNGCPKPKEVTATDVEKNLKSVYFDFNKATIKPESKGALDTAAEIIKKDGGRFLLVGETDKKGSDAYNLKLSKERAASVVAALDARGVDINALKSVGIGEQNAKVAESASDAERQADRKVTVRYIGDDSEWNKYQKSDVVAPAKKATKKATKKAPAKKKAAAKKKK; encoded by the coding sequence ATGAAAAATCTAAAATTAGGAATTTCAGCATTGGCGCTTACTGTTGCCTCTACTGTTTTCGCACAGACTACCAACAATCCGTGGTTAATCGGAGTTGGTGCTCATGCTGAAAACCACGTAGCAGCAAGAAGTAACTTCAGTAATACGTTCTCTGCTAACAATTTGACAAAAAGTATGTTCAATGTGAACAACTTTTCTATTACACCTCCACTATCTAAGTTAACAGTTGCTAGAAACGTTGGTAAAGGTTTAGTAATTGACTGGCAAACTTCTGTTGGAAATGTTGAAAACAAAAGATTCAACATGGGGAAAGAATTTTTCCTAATGACAGGTCTTGGTTTCCAGGCTCACGCTGCAGGTCTTTTATGGAACGAAGAATCTTGGTTTGATCCATATTTAAGAGTTGGTGCTAACTACTTAAGACATGACTATACAGCTCTTACTTTCCCTAGAACATCTGTTGATGATAACGGTAACCCAATCGAAACTGTAACTAACGGTAAGGATGGTAACGAAAACGGTAAAGCTAATCACTTTACTGTAGCTACAGGTGCTGGTGCTAACTTCTGGGTAACTAAGAACTTCGGTCTTGGTGTTCAGGGAGATTATGTATCAACTCCAGGTGACAAATCTACTGTTGCTAACTTCTGGCAAGCTTCTGCTTCCATCTTATTCAGATTCGGAAACAGAGACAGAGATAAGGATGGTATCCTAGATAAAGATGATCTTTGTCCAGATACTCCAGGTTTACCAGAATTCCAAGGATGTCCTGATACTGACGGTGACGGAGTTCCAGATAAAGACGATCAATGTCCAGAAGTGGCTGGTCCAGTTGAAAACAACGGATGCCCTTGGCCAGATACTGATGGTGATGGTGTAATCGACAAAGATGACGCTTGTCCTACAGTAGCAGGTCCTGCTGAAAACAACGGTTGTCCTTGGCCAGATACAGACGGTGACGGTATCTTAGATAAAGATGATGCTTGTCCTACTGTTCCAGGTCTTCCAGAATACAACGGATGTCCTAAACCAAAAGAAGTAACAGCTACTGATGTTGAGAAAAACCTTAAGAGTGTATACTTCGATTTCAACAAAGCTACAATCAAGCCTGAATCTAAAGGAGCTTTAGATACTGCTGCTGAAATCATTAAGAAAGACGGAGGTAGATTCCTATTAGTTGGTGAAACTGACAAGAAAGGAAGCGATGCTTACAACTTGAAATTATCTAAAGAAAGAGCTGCTTCTGTAGTTGCTGCTTTAGATGCAAGAGGTGTAGATATCAACGCATTAAAATCAGTTGGTATTGGTGAGCAAAATGCTAAAGTTGCAGAATCTGCTTCTGATGCTGAAAGACAAGCTGATAGAAAAGTAACTGTTAGATACATTGGTGATGACAGTGAGTGGAACAAATATCAGAAATCTGATGTTGTAGCTCCAGCGAAAAAAGCTACTAAAAAAGCTACTAAAAAAGCTCCAGCTAAGAAAAAAGCTGCTGCTAAAAAGAAAAAATAA
- the smpB gene encoding SsrA-binding protein SmpB, which yields MKIEKTVNILNKRARFEYEILEEYEAGMVLTGTEIKSLRSSKASITESFCQFIDGELYIINMMIDEYKLGTFYNHKTKRERKLLLHKKELQKLEKKLKDAGNTIIPLKLYITDRGKAKVLIALGRGKKLFDKREAIKDRENKRNLDRILKKS from the coding sequence ATGAAGATTGAGAAAACAGTTAACATATTAAACAAAAGAGCCCGTTTTGAATATGAAATTCTTGAAGAATATGAAGCCGGAATGGTTTTAACGGGTACCGAAATAAAATCTTTACGTTCATCCAAAGCATCTATCACAGAATCGTTCTGTCAGTTTATTGATGGGGAATTGTACATCATCAACATGATGATTGATGAGTACAAATTGGGAACTTTTTACAATCACAAAACAAAAAGGGAACGGAAATTGCTCTTGCACAAAAAAGAATTACAAAAACTTGAAAAAAAGTTAAAGGATGCTGGGAACACCATAATACCTTTAAAATTATATATCACTGATAGAGGGAAAGCAAAGGTGCTCATAGCGCTTGGTAGAGGGAAAAAACTTTTCGATAAAAGAGAGGCGATAAAAGATAGAGAAAATAAACGGAACCTCGACAGAATATTAAAGAAAAGTTAA
- a CDS encoding ABC-F family ATP-binding cassette domain-containing protein, whose translation MLTVSNLSLQFGKRILFDEVNIMFTKGNCYGIIGANGAGKSTFLKILTGKQDPTTGHVSLEPGKRMSVLEQDHFAYDQFTVLEAVLRGNKKLFEIKEEMDALYAKEDFSDEDGIKAGELGVIYDEMGGWTAESDAQTMLSNVGISDDMHWQLMSELENKDKVKVLLAQALFGNPDVLILDEPTNDLDIDTISWLEDFLADYENTVIVVSHDRHFLDTVCTHIGDLDYSKLNLYTGNYSFWYQASQLATRQRAQANKKAEEKKKELQDFIARFSSNVAKAKQATARKKMIDKLNIDDIKPSSRRYPAIIFEMEREAGDQILDVKGLEKTKDGELLFSNVDLNLKKGDKVAVLSKNSLAITEFFEILAGNVEADKGTVAWGVTTNQSHMPLDNTNFFQEDLSLVDWLRQFTKNDEERHEEFVRGFLGRMLFSGDEALKSCKVLSGGEKMRCMFSRMMLQKANVLLLDEPTNHLDLESITTLNNSLSNFKGNLLLASHDHEMLSTVCNRIIELTPSGIIDREMTYDEYLADKKVKELREKMYS comes from the coding sequence ATGTTAACAGTATCTAACTTATCTTTACAATTCGGGAAAAGAATTCTTTTTGACGAGGTAAATATTATGTTTACCAAAGGAAACTGCTACGGAATCATCGGAGCAAACGGTGCGGGAAAGTCTACATTCCTGAAAATACTAACAGGAAAGCAGGATCCTACAACAGGACATGTATCTCTGGAGCCAGGGAAAAGAATGTCAGTTTTGGAACAGGATCACTTTGCTTATGATCAGTTTACAGTTCTTGAAGCTGTTTTAAGAGGTAATAAGAAATTATTTGAGATAAAAGAGGAAATGGATGCGTTATACGCAAAAGAAGATTTCTCTGACGAAGACGGTATTAAAGCCGGTGAACTAGGTGTAATTTATGACGAAATGGGTGGTTGGACTGCAGAATCTGATGCTCAGACTATGCTCTCTAACGTAGGTATTTCTGATGATATGCACTGGCAGCTGATGAGCGAACTTGAGAACAAAGACAAAGTAAAAGTTCTTTTGGCTCAGGCACTTTTCGGAAACCCTGATGTATTGATTCTGGATGAGCCTACCAATGACCTTGATATCGACACGATCTCATGGCTGGAAGACTTCCTTGCAGATTATGAAAACACGGTAATCGTTGTATCTCACGACCGTCACTTCCTTGATACGGTTTGTACACACATCGGTGACCTTGATTATTCTAAACTTAACCTTTATACAGGTAACTACTCTTTCTGGTACCAGGCTTCTCAATTGGCAACAAGACAAAGAGCTCAGGCCAACAAGAAAGCTGAAGAGAAGAAAAAAGAACTTCAGGACTTTATTGCACGATTCAGTTCCAACGTTGCTAAAGCAAAACAGGCTACTGCAAGAAAGAAAATGATCGACAAATTAAATATTGACGATATTAAACCTTCTTCAAGAAGATACCCTGCTATTATTTTCGAAATGGAAAGAGAAGCAGGAGATCAGATTTTAGATGTAAAAGGTCTTGAGAAAACCAAAGACGGGGAATTATTATTCTCTAATGTTGATCTAAACCTTAAGAAAGGAGATAAAGTAGCAGTACTTTCTAAAAACTCTTTAGCTATCACAGAATTCTTCGAAATTCTTGCTGGAAATGTAGAAGCAGACAAAGGAACTGTTGCATGGGGAGTAACAACCAACCAGTCTCACATGCCTTTGGACAACACTAACTTCTTCCAGGAAGACCTAAGCCTGGTTGACTGGTTGAGACAGTTTACAAAAAATGACGAAGAGCGTCATGAAGAATTCGTAAGAGGATTCTTAGGAAGAATGCTGTTCTCAGGAGATGAAGCTTTGAAATCCTGTAAAGTACTTTCAGGGGGTGAAAAAATGAGATGTATGTTCAGTAGAATGATGCTTCAAAAAGCGAACGTTCTTTTATTGGACGAACCTACCAACCACTTAGACCTGGAGAGTATCACAACCTTGAACAACTCTTTATCCAACTTCAAAGGAAATCTTTTACTGGCATCTCATGACCACGAAATGCTTTCAACAGTCTGTAACAGAATCATCGAATTGACTCCTTCCGGAATTATCGACAGAGAAATGACTTACGACGAGTATCTTGCGGATAAAAAAGTAAAAGAATTAAGAGAGAAAATGTATTCTTAA